In the Arachis hypogaea cultivar Tifrunner chromosome 20, arahy.Tifrunner.gnm2.J5K5, whole genome shotgun sequence genome, gattttaatgatattttgagtGTTCATGAGGTGAAGGGGGGTAATTACTATTCGACTCGCAGTAGTGTCTTTGCAAGTACTCTAGATTCTTGTGGTCTTTTTGATCTGACAACCTCTGGAAGACGGTTTACTTGGTTCCGTAAAATTCAAGGAAACAGAGAAATTGCAAAGAGATTAGATAGAGCTTGCTGTACTGCAGAATGGCGTCTTCTTTTTCCAGAAGCTTTTGTTGAAGTTCTCAGCCGTTCCCACTCTGATCATTGTCCCCTACTTATCCGATGTCAAGGAGTTCCTAGCAAGAAAGGAAACCGGCCTTTTAGATTCCAAGCGGCATGGGCAACGCATCCTGATTACAAGGCCATTGTTCAGAAATCTTGGAATAGTACAGactttggcatccataggaagttGTTGGGGGTTCAAGAAGCTTCGTTGGAATTCAACTCTACGGTCTTcggcaatatttttattaaaaagagggAATTGGAGgcttatttgaattatattcaaCGAAAAATGGAGGCTGACGATGATCCAATTTTGAAGCACAAAGAGGAAGAATTGAGAGCTGAGTATAATCTAGTTTTGGCCCAGGAAGAATTGCTTTAGTACCAGAAGTCAAGAGATCAATGGGTTCGGTATGGTGATAGAAATACTAGCTTTTTCCATATGCAAACCATTATTAGAAGAAAATCTAACAAGGTTCATGGGTTGCTGGTTAGTGATGGGTCCTGGTCTGATGATCCGGAAGTTTTGCAAAGAGAGGTcgttcattttttcaaaaatattttttgctctACTAAGCCTGTTGAGGTTAATTGCATGGGAGAAATTCCTATGCCATCTCTTAGCCAGGATGCTTGTGATAATTTGTCTAAACCAGTAACAATGTTGGAGGTTAAAGAAGCTCTGGATAATATGAGCTCGTTCAAAGCTCCTGGGCCGGatggttttcaagtttttttcttcAAGGAATATTGGGATGTGGTGGGTCATGAGGTGTGGCGTACTGTTCAGAAAGCATTATTAGGGGAGACTTTAAGCCATTCTTTGTTggaaactttgattgttcttatcCCTAAATGCGACCCTCCAACTAGATTGAAGGATTTTCGGCCAATAAGCCtttgtaatgtaatttataagCTAGTGACTAAAGTGCTGGTTAATAGATTACGACCTTTTTTGGATGAGATTGTTAGCCCAACTCAGGGAGGGTTTATATATGGTAGAGGAGTgcctgataatattattgtggccCAAGAAGTTCTTCACTTTCTTAAGCGGACAAAGTCTAGAACAGGAGCTATggcttttaagattgatttagaaaaggcttatgatagagttgattggaattttcttgagcacactcttgaaTCTTTTGGCTTTCCTTCTCTAATTATTCGGCTTGTAATGAATTGTGTTCAGGCTTCAAATCTTTCCATCCTttggaatgggaatagattggacAGCTTCCAACCTCGCAGAGGGCTCAGGCAAGGAGATCCAATttctccttatttatttgttttgtgcaTGGAGAGATTGGCGTGCTTCATTTCCAAACAAGTTGACGAGGGTATTTGGGATGGTGTGGCTGTTTCTAGAGGAGGACCTAGAGTTTCTcacttgatgtttgcagatgacctcctccttttttgtaaAGCGAAGAAAAATCAAGTTCAGAATGTTGTGCACACCTTGGAGTTGTTCTGCAAAGCTTCAGGTATGAAGGTTAAcattgaaaaatctaaagctattTGTTCTAGAAATATCTCTAATAGAAGGAAGGAAATGTTGTCTGGTGTTTCTCATATTCCTTTTACTAGTGACCTAGGCAAATACTTGGGGGTGAACCTTAACCATCCTCGAGCTGCTAGGTCTATTTTTTCGGACTCTTTAGAGAATATCAAGAATAGGCTGGCTAGTTGGAAAGGTCGGCTCCTTAACAGAGCAGGCAGGCTTTGCTTAATTAAATCTGTTGCTTCTTCTCTTCCTATTTATCAGATGCAAGTGACTCTTTTTCCTACTTCGATTTGTCAAAAGATTGATtctgtgcttagacaattcttgtggaaggGAAAGGTGGGGGAGCGATGCTTAAATTATGTCAAGTGGAGCAAAGTTGTCActccaagaaaatatggaggcTTGGGAATTAGAGATACCCAGTGTGTAAATTTTGCTTTATTAGGAAAGCTTGTTTGGCAATTACTGCATAATAATGATAAGCTTTGGGTAAGAATTATGTTGGCAAAATATTTATCTGGAAGGTCTTGCTTTTCATCCagtttttctaataatgtttcaagcacttggcgagcgatttataagacaatagaaaagcttcGTGATGGTTTTGATTGGTGTACAGGCAGGATGTCTCAATCCTTTTGGTATCATGCTTGGCGACCATGTGGAACACTAGCTCCTTTGGTTCCTTTTGTGCACATCTCTGATTCTCACTTGAAGCTAGAAGATGTCTGGTACCATGGACATTGGCGGTGGGATATTCTTTGCACAATGATTCCGGAAGAAGTTAAACTTGATTTGATGCTCTTTGATCCTATCAAGCAGGCAGGAGATAAAAcaggttggttttggacaaactcaaatactctcacctactcgactaaaagcgggtatgaatggctattgaagaagaaatttggctggaacgataatgaaaattggctttggctttggcgcttgAGAATACCGGAGAAGATAAAGTGTCTGCTCTGGCTTTGTCTCAACAACAGAGTTCCCACAGCTAGTTACCGGTTTCAAAGAGGTCTTGctacttctgatttttgtcaGCGATGTTATCTTGCTCTAGAGGATATTAACCACTGCTTTAGGACTTGCCAAAAAGCTCGTCAGATTTGGATTAGCTTAAATTTGGGAATGACCGTTGAGGACTCTAGTTTGAATTTTGTGTCTTGGATTCGTTCTAACCTCAACAAAAATGAGTTTCTCTTTGCAGCGgccttttggtggatttggagggatAGGAACAATGACATCTTCCATCAAGATGATCCATGGAGTAAGGAGAAAATTGTTCACTTAGTTCAACATGCTGCTCGCGATTTCTCTAAGGTTGTTACCaaccaaaaacatattattccttcctctttgcaatataactgggaaccacctccaatgaatgtCTGTAAAGTGAACTGCGATGCAAGCATTTTTGAAAATGGGCAATTAGCGGGCTTTGGATGTATTATTAGAGACAGCATGGGAATTTGGATGAAAGGTTGTTCTGCCAGTATACCTCTTTCTAGTGTTCTCTCTTGTGAGCttcatgctatttggagagggcttgttatggcttgggattgcgagtgtaaagaggtcatatgtgaaactgataatcttgatgcatttcttcttgtttcgcgaggcacaaccagcatgattacgaatgactctgatctgcttggcaaaatcaaagagatgcttCAGCGCAATTGGACAGCTACTTTAGTGCTCATCCAGTGTACAGCAAACAGAGCGGCTGATTTAATGGCTAAGACTGCTGCTTTAAACAAGCAGGTGTACCTAGAGTGGTTACAACCCcctaataatttagacattattattagagaggAGTGTTACTCTTTCTCTTAGGTgttttttctttgtgttatgttcagtcaccaaaaaaaaaatgctgcagattttcatacgttcataccgtgtgcaaccaaatcctccattgaagctctgtttcaaggtgtgtacactcatcaaaaagttagggaagtccaagcacaatttagaggaaaggcgaattgcatcactagattaacgaattccgctctaggctattcagtatacgaagttggaGAATAAGTtttcagctcaatattcaacaagtttgtggttacttacgactcagtagtAGCCGAGGTAAATtgtcaatgcttattattcgagtcaagagggatattgttccgtcacgcactaagcgtgttaagctttgaacgagtaacCCAAGTGTCACCGAGATATATATTGGAACAATGGAgaaagaaggtaaagaggcgacacacacacatcaagagcagccacgacgagccattgTTGGatccaagaagcaagaggtttgacgaattaattttttgttcgcaaaatatttgcgaatttgtaTCAGAATCGGAGGAGCTTACTGcgattctgcaccgtgcgtacgataacgtcatggttgagatggaagaattgaaagccaaaaggaaggggacatcttctttatctcacgaagatgccaacttggaatccgttaacgagcttcaaagccctccaaggATTCAAACAAGAGGACGCCccaaaaataggctaggttcaaagttagACAAATAGATTGCAAAtgcctcaaagaagaagaaaacgaaagctttaaacgaggtaaaagtgatgttctttaaatatatggtgattgagtttaattttctcattaatagtttagctaatatgtgagtttattatatccagttaaacctctttgatgctgcatcagtggtgcgttcaaattccagccaatatcaaggacatgtTATTTATTATCAG is a window encoding:
- the LOC112786302 gene encoding uncharacterized protein, whose protein sequence is MKEFWGRLGYYPVGIVDVVGHKGGIWFLSANLKFSCKILWAMNQCVTLEIDGGGRRWICSAVYGSPQATNRVELWSHLLDIGLCIQDPWVVVGDFNDILSVHEVKGGNYYSTRSSVFASTLDSCGLFDLTTSGRRFTWFRKIQGNREIAKRLDRACCTAEWRLLFPEAFVEVLSRSHSDHCPLLIRCQGVPSKKGNRPFRFQAAWATHPDYKAIVQKSWNSTDFGIHRKLLGVQEASLEFNSTVFGNIFIKKRELEAYLNYIQRKMEADDDPILKHKEEELRAEYNLVLAQEELL